One region of Marispirochaeta aestuarii genomic DNA includes:
- a CDS encoding ARMT1-like domain-containing protein has product MDRLCEVASSGFPAPGAVPKFLSPGFRELLNSADIIIGKGQGNYEALSGSGLSSGSPDQGKGYRFRRKGNGRGRFPRAYLRGKSRNPSEYGPRYLRYRRYVSSRP; this is encoded by the coding sequence ATGGACAGGCTCTGCGAGGTGGCCTCCAGCGGCTTCCCCGCCCCGGGGGCGGTACCGAAGTTCCTGAGCCCGGGGTTTCGGGAACTCCTGAACAGCGCCGATATTATCATCGGTAAAGGACAAGGGAACTACGAAGCCCTCTCCGGCAGCGGGCTGAGCTCCGGGAGCCCTGACCAGGGCAAAGGGTATCGATTCCGCCGTAAAGGAAACGGACGGGGCAGGTTCCCACGGGCGTATCTCCGGGGAAAAAGCAGAAATCCCTCCGAATACGGTCCCAGGTACCTGAGGTATCGGCGCTATGTTTCGTCAAGACCCTAA
- a CDS encoding ABC transporter permease subunit — protein MLNSVLSIAAPLILAAVAGYLPFRAGILNIGLEGLMALGAFFGFIAAAASGFWLMGVLAGSLAGAMAAAFFAWTVLRLEANIFLSGLGLNLAAAGFLGIASQMAFGTKGVLRPAILNTSRTFPPDHGIIPVLAAGFAFTALMLIMSKTRWGHRVIAAGEAPETLENLGHPVKMVRLQTLVLSGIGCGAAGALLALDIGAYVPNMTGGRGWIALVALYIAGKSPLGLLATVLLFSAANATATVLQGMTGIPDSLLLASPFFITFLGLVAAGALRTLAESRQRRKERDLTADEVRG, from the coding sequence ATGCTGAATTCGGTTCTTTCCATAGCCGCTCCGCTGATTCTTGCCGCCGTTGCCGGATACCTCCCCTTCCGGGCAGGCATCCTGAACATAGGGCTGGAGGGACTCATGGCCCTGGGCGCCTTCTTCGGTTTTATAGCTGCAGCCGCATCGGGCTTCTGGCTGATGGGAGTTCTGGCAGGCAGCCTTGCGGGCGCCATGGCTGCCGCCTTCTTTGCGTGGACGGTGCTGAGACTGGAAGCGAACATCTTCTTAAGCGGTCTGGGACTCAACCTTGCTGCCGCAGGCTTTCTTGGCATCGCTTCCCAGATGGCCTTCGGCACAAAAGGGGTGCTGCGACCCGCAATCCTGAATACCTCCAGAACCTTTCCGCCGGACCACGGCATCATCCCCGTACTTGCAGCCGGATTCGCCTTTACCGCCCTGATGCTGATTATGAGCAAGACCCGCTGGGGACACAGGGTCATCGCAGCTGGAGAGGCTCCGGAGACCCTGGAGAATCTGGGACACCCGGTAAAAATGGTGCGCCTTCAAACCCTGGTGCTATCCGGAATCGGCTGCGGTGCTGCAGGCGCCCTGTTGGCCCTGGACATTGGAGCCTACGTACCGAACATGACCGGCGGACGCGGCTGGATTGCCCTGGTTGCCCTCTATATCGCCGGGAAAAGTCCCCTGGGCCTGCTGGCCACGGTGCTCCTCTTCTCTGCAGCCAACGCCACTGCAACGGTACTCCAGGGAATGACGGGAATTCCCGATTCCCTGCTGCTGGCCTCCCCGTTTTTTATTACCTTCCTCGGACTCGTAGCCGCCGGGGCCCTGCGGACCCTGGCGGAATCACGGCAGAGGCGGAAAGAGCGGGACCTCACGGCCGACGAGGTCAGAGGCTGA
- a CDS encoding GntR family transcriptional regulator yields the protein MEKQDTALTAVNDQFRSLSETVYSKIREAILARELEPGERLSERMLVDKLGVSSTTVKRALQQLQAEGLVEIQPRKGTYVVESFPAMEENTVMRASLEGLAARFAASKATDEDLQEMREQIVEMRRRTEKDTQQNISEANARFHSLVHRASYNPYVGRLIDVLRNFDRDLRHQALSDHEEAVRGLKDHISVFEAIEARDGDLAEERMRRHILRTLEFVKTGMKKGGKKF from the coding sequence ATGGAAAAACAGGATACAGCACTTACGGCAGTTAACGATCAGTTCAGGTCCCTGAGTGAGACGGTTTACAGTAAAATCCGGGAAGCCATTCTTGCACGGGAACTTGAGCCGGGGGAACGCTTGAGCGAGCGGATGCTGGTGGATAAGCTGGGGGTGAGTTCAACCACGGTAAAACGGGCCCTCCAGCAGCTTCAGGCCGAAGGCCTGGTGGAAATACAGCCCCGGAAGGGTACCTACGTGGTGGAGAGTTTCCCCGCCATGGAAGAGAACACCGTTATGCGGGCCTCCCTGGAAGGGCTGGCCGCCCGCTTTGCCGCTTCCAAGGCAACAGATGAGGATCTGCAGGAGATGCGGGAACAGATAGTGGAAATGCGCCGCAGAACCGAAAAAGATACCCAGCAGAATATAAGCGAAGCGAACGCACGGTTTCATTCCCTGGTCCATCGGGCCTCCTATAACCCCTATGTCGGGCGCCTGATCGATGTTCTCAGAAATTTTGACCGCGATCTGCGTCATCAGGCCCTCTCTGATCATGAAGAAGCTGTCCGGGGGCTGAAGGACCATATCTCGGTCTTCGAGGCTATCGAAGCCCGGGACGGCGACCTGGCGGAGGAGCGGATGCGCCGGCATATCTTAAGGACCCTGGAGTTTGTAAAGACCGGGATGAAAAAGGGCGGAAAAAAATTCTAG
- a CDS encoding TOBE domain-containing protein produces MKLSARNQIKGKVLKVTRGAVNSEVILEIPGGAQIVSIITNSSAESLGLAEGKTAYAVIKASNVMVAVD; encoded by the coding sequence ATGAAACTCAGTGCACGCAATCAGATCAAAGGCAAGGTGCTTAAAGTTACCAGGGGGGCAGTCAACTCCGAGGTAATCCTGGAAATCCCCGGAGGAGCCCAGATTGTCTCGATCATAACCAATAGTTCCGCCGAAAGCCTGGGGCTGGCGGAAGGAAAGACAGCCTACGCGGTAATCAAGGCCTCCAATGTCATGGTGGCGGTGGATTAA
- the argH gene encoding argininosuccinate lyase, with translation MAKLWQKDYSLDSLIESFTVGRDYLLDMELLPADCTASLAHASMLATVGLLSDSELSSLSRGIRSVLDEYGSGEYRIEKSDEDGHTALENRLVALCGEAGKKIHTGRSRNDQVITALRLYSRAFLSEAVLAGIDTVDALLKLAREHEKTPMPGRTHMQIAMPSSVGLWAAAYAEELLDALRQLLSIDAVLDQSPLGSAASYGVPLPLDRELTAELMGFSGVQNNVLYVNNSRGKFESYLLDACEQIGLTLSKMAQDLILFSLPEFGYFSLPRELCSGSSIMPQKKNPDGLELMRAKSATLSSYASQVKGILRSLPSGYNRDFQETKEPFLRGARLCIQMLRVSTLTISKLEVNKEALKRGFTPEIYATDVALEMAAKGKSFRDAYREVGTALEKVKDRDPGESLKQRSSTGSPGNLNLSFAATRAAEIASHARALGESLAASASDLVGREVPLFPPLP, from the coding sequence ATGGCGAAACTATGGCAGAAGGACTACTCTCTTGATTCCCTGATCGAAAGCTTTACCGTCGGCAGGGATTATCTTCTTGACATGGAGCTTCTTCCGGCGGACTGCACCGCAAGTCTTGCCCACGCAAGCATGCTTGCAACCGTCGGCCTTCTGTCGGACAGCGAGCTCTCTTCTCTTTCCCGGGGGATCCGGTCGGTACTGGATGAATATGGATCCGGGGAGTATAGAATAGAAAAGAGCGACGAGGACGGCCATACCGCTCTGGAAAACCGTCTTGTGGCCCTCTGCGGAGAGGCGGGCAAGAAGATCCACACCGGGCGCAGCAGGAACGATCAGGTCATCACTGCCCTCAGGCTCTACTCCCGGGCATTCCTGTCCGAAGCGGTCCTCGCGGGGATCGACACGGTGGATGCCCTGTTGAAACTCGCCCGGGAACATGAAAAGACTCCCATGCCCGGACGAACCCACATGCAGATTGCCATGCCCTCCTCAGTTGGGCTCTGGGCGGCTGCCTATGCCGAAGAGCTTCTCGACGCTCTCAGGCAGCTTCTCTCCATCGACGCAGTTCTGGACCAGTCACCCCTGGGCTCTGCGGCCTCCTACGGGGTTCCCCTGCCTCTGGACCGTGAGCTGACCGCCGAACTCATGGGTTTTTCCGGAGTTCAGAACAATGTTCTTTATGTGAACAACTCCCGGGGGAAATTCGAGTCCTACCTGCTGGATGCATGTGAGCAGATCGGTCTGACCTTGAGCAAGATGGCCCAGGACCTGATTCTCTTTTCCCTGCCGGAGTTCGGATACTTCTCCCTGCCCCGGGAGCTCTGCTCCGGGTCCAGTATCATGCCCCAGAAGAAGAACCCCGATGGTCTCGAACTCATGCGGGCAAAATCGGCGACCCTCTCATCCTACGCATCCCAGGTAAAAGGGATCCTGCGTTCCCTTCCCTCGGGCTATAACCGGGATTTCCAGGAGACCAAGGAACCCTTTCTGCGGGGAGCCCGGCTGTGCATTCAGATGCTGCGGGTCAGCACACTGACCATATCGAAGCTCGAGGTCAACAAAGAGGCCTTAAAGCGGGGTTTCACTCCTGAGATCTACGCCACGGATGTGGCACTGGAGATGGCGGCAAAGGGAAAGAGTTTCCGCGACGCCTACCGGGAGGTAGGTACAGCCCTGGAGAAGGTGAAGGACCGGGATCCCGGGGAGTCTCTCAAGCAGCGCAGCTCAACAGGGTCTCCGGGAAACCTGAACCTCTCTTTCGCCGCCACCCGTGCGGCGGAGATCGCCTCCCATGCCCGTGCCCTGGGAGAATCCCTGGCTGCTTCAGCCTCTGACCTCGTCGGCCGTGAGGTCCCGCTCTTTCCGCCTCTGCCGTGA